A genomic stretch from Synergistaceae bacterium includes:
- a CDS encoding chemotaxis protein CheA — protein sequence MSQYLGAFLDEAGDNLKHLDDLVLLIERDPGDSEAIAEIFRSAHTLKGMSATMGFDRMASLTHAMEDMLEKIRQGDNELTPGTIDLLFRSLDTLQAMVDAIRSEGNDSSVETDDLVATIRTASISFEPEEEPEKELDSSLSDQEKEWVDEAAAKGLSVFEIFVTLSSGCLLRAARAYMVVNRLDETGDIIKTVPPVEALEREEFDFSFFVYVSTHYKAEELEDLVNRVSEVESVTVRELS from the coding sequence ATGAGCCAATATCTGGGCGCCTTTCTCGATGAGGCAGGGGACAACCTCAAGCACCTCGACGATTTGGTGCTGTTGATCGAGAGGGACCCCGGAGATTCGGAGGCGATAGCCGAGATCTTCAGGTCTGCGCACACCCTCAAGGGTATGTCGGCCACGATGGGCTTCGACAGGATGGCCTCATTGACCCACGCCATGGAGGATATGCTGGAAAAGATCCGCCAGGGGGACAACGAGCTGACCCCCGGGACCATAGACCTGCTCTTTCGCTCGCTGGACACGCTGCAGGCGATGGTGGACGCCATCCGGAGCGAGGGGAACGACTCCTCGGTGGAGACGGACGACCTGGTGGCGACCATACGCACCGCCTCCATCTCTTTCGAGCCGGAAGAGGAGCCGGAGAAGGAGCTGGACTCCAGCCTCTCGGATCAGGAGAAAGAGTGGGTGGACGAGGCGGCTGCCAAGGGGCTCTCCGTCTTCGAGATCTTCGTCACTCTCTCTTCCGGGTGTCTGCTGAGGGCCGCCAGGGCGTACATGGTTGTCAACAGGCTTGACGAGACCGGCGACATAATAAAGACGGTCCCCCCGGTGGAAGCCCTGGAGAGAGAGGAGTTCGACTTCAGCTTCTTCGTCTACGTGTCGACCCACTATAAGGCGGAGGAGCTGGAGGATCTGGTCAATAGGGTCAGCGAGGTCGAATCCGTCACCGTAAGGGAACTCTCC